TTGGCATTGCTAAACAGTTCTTTATGTGATTCCGACACttcaaaatttatttataaaatgagTTGTAGGCCCATAGGCATGTGACACAAGGAACTTAGGGTTAACAAGCTACTACGTTGAAATTCGAACTCAGCTTACTGCTACTCATCAGCCACAATAAAATGATACCAATTATACGTGTAGATATTCGATTTTGGGTTGATTGGATATACCCCAAAGTCGTGACCAGAGCGTAGAGCTCATCCTACGTACCATACGGCTCATCTGAGGATATAGTCCTTCCCCACTCGACGTTACGGGCTCGTCCTGGATTGGTTTTGCATCCAATCGGGCAGCAACCTTCTTGCGCCGCCTGTGGGTTCTCTTTTTATCCTGTTGATCATAAAATTTGGATcgatttttagttttctttaaatttgGCATTGCTAAACAGTTCTTTATGTGATTCCGACACttcaaaatttatttataaaatgagTTGTAGGCCCATAGGCATGTGACACAAGGAACTTAGGGTTAACAAGCTACTACGTTGAAATTCGAACTCAGCTTACTGCTACTCATCAGCCACAATAAAATGATACCAATTATACGTGTAGATATTCGATTTTGGGTTGATTGGATATACCCCAAAGTCGTGACCAGAGCGTAGAGCTCATCCTACGTACCATACGGCTCATCTGAGGATATAGTCCTTCCCCACTCGACGTTACGGGCTCGTCCTGGATTGGTTTTGCATCCAATCGGGCAGCAACCTTCTTGCGCCGCCTGTGGGTTCTCTTTTTATCCTGTTGATCATAAAATTTGGATCGATTTTTAACGTTCTTTAAATTTGGCATTGCTAAACAGTTCTTTATGTGATTCCGACACttcaaaatttatttataaaatgagTTGTTGGCCCATAGGCATGTGACACAAGGAACTTAAGGTTAACAAGCTACTACGTTGAAATTCGAACTCAGCTTACTGCTACTCATCAGCCACAATAAAATGATACCAATTATACGTGTAGATATTCGATTTGGGGTTCAACTTAAATTTATGGTTTGTCCTTGCCGACTGATGATTTAGTAAATGCAAACCAATTACCGCTATTTTCGAACCATTAGCAACCGAATGTCAATTACCACGGCAACCACGCCCCCTGCTTGACCGCCCCTTGCCCACCCCTTCCCCCCCCTGACAACCTGACACCCCCTGCCGTTTTGGCCCAGCCTGGCACATGGCTAACAAGTTAATTTCACAATGTTTGCGGCTTGAGTGCGAACAAACAAATTGCGTGGCATTTCCGGCACCCAGGGGGCATCGCTTCGAGTGGCGACAGCAAAGAGGCCAACAAATCAATTGGCCAAAGGGGGGTGCGGTGGTGGTGGCCTAAACAACCGCCAATCAAAGCACACCGACACACGCACAACTCGCATTCAAAAGTGACTATTGATTgagcaccaacaacaacagcagcagcaagaacgAGAACCGAAATGTgtaaattattattactaaTACGACATGTGGTGAGCGGTCAATGCAGTTAATGCAGAACGCGCCAACGAGGGAAGTTTCTATCGAAAGGAAAGGGTTGTATGGAATATGCGATAAAGCTAGCTGTTAAGTAAAGATCACTTTTCTTTGAATGTCCATAAATGTTGGCTGCTTCTTGATATGAGATCTCATACGAACTGATATGAGATGTTTTTCCCTTTTGAGCAAACTATACAACTGCCCTCGTTTGCCACCCGATACCCAATTAAATGTACGCCCCCACCCACCGAAAACTCACCCGGTGTTGACCAAATGTGCTTACATTTGCATAGTGCCAGTGTGTGGGTGAGTTCGGCGACTGGGGCTCTCCCAGCGTTAAtgcaataataaattttatttataccaaCATGCATGTAGCATGCAGACACGCACACTACTGCCTGCGCTTGTATATGGCTCACACAAAAACTAATTACACGCCACAATGATTACATTTTACAGCGCCATTGAGCTTTTGTTGAGCAAGTATGgccgcaacaacaatagcaacaattGCAGCATCCGGAAGTGTTAAACAACAAACACtctcacccacacacacacacacacgagcgCACTCACGCCGAAAAATGTTGAGCTTGCGAAAGGAGTTTCGCTCGTGGCCATTCTGAAATGTGGtaataaaaagttttccctCAATGAATGACACCTTGGGGCATTGCATCCCCAAAAATTATGCCAAAACTATGGAATAAACTAATGAAAGATGAGCAATATGGGATATATACACACTACTGGCGCTTCTATGCGTGGAGATCTTTCAACTGCAGTTCAGCAATTCCGTATTAAGTGTAACAGTTGGACTAGAAAGCAGTTGAAGAGTACTTTATCTTTTTAAGCTGAGCACATATGGAAAATATCACCGAAATAAATATCTTTTGTTCATTTTTGTATTAGTAGGGTATCTGCACAGCTGATATTCTCACAACTCACATATCTGCTGGAATCCAATTTGCCCTCGTTATGTTCGAGTACCGGATATGCATAGCAAACCGCAGAAAGTGGTGCGTTCCGCATTCTGTAGTCTGCTTTTCAGCGCACTTCTGCGGGATGCGAGTCAACAGGCAGAAAGTGCAGGAGCGTTCGTTCAACATGCGTTCCCGTGCATATTTTAATTACCACAACAATATCATCAGCGCAGCAGACAGACCATTGAAAACGTTGGCCGGATGTGCCCTAACTTGCACAGGGTATATCTGACTGAAAACCGCAAATAGCGCGATATAATTGGCCAGGTAACCGCCAGTCTGTGGACAATTATTATTGTGCTCTTATTCGCTTTTGCTCCATTGCCCTGAAATGAGATTATATTGCGCTACAAACATGTGGCAGTCACTCACGAggtttaattttaattatagcTGCAGGGGCAGTGAACAAACCAAACCGGAAATGCGCCCAACAGAAACCGATCCCTTCGCATTGAACTCTTTTTCAGGTGAAAGAGGGTCAGCGGGTGTTGAGCAGACAGAGTGTCTGCacttttattatattgaaattCATTGAGGCATCGGAACGGTGATGAAAGCGACCCGAACACTGCGAATAATATTTGTTCTTCAGCGAGGACATATTTTATTCAAAACTGAATGGAACGCCATATTTACTTACTCTGCTTGCCTGTAAATAATTGCGAACAGAAccatgttttttttattatgtaGATATTGCAAGTTAAATATAGGAAATCCGCTTCATTCCTTACCAATGTGTTTGCTTTCCCATCAGCTTTGGGCAACCTTTATCCCATTTTTGGTAGAGTGGACACCCAT
This genomic stretch from Drosophila mauritiana strain mau12 chromosome 2L, ASM438214v1, whole genome shotgun sequence harbors:
- the LOC117150862 gene encoding uncharacterized protein LOC117150862 isoform X1, translated to MPNLKNVKNRSKFYDQQDKKRTHRRRKKVAARLDAKPIQDEPVTSSGEGLYPQMSRMDKKRTHRRRKKVAARLDAKPIQDEPVTSSGEGLYPQMSRMDKKRTHRRRKKVAARLDAKPIQDEPVTSSGEGLYPQMSRMMTHPNEPSNQHPPRMDSRQIPPWQASPAAYLGYHFRFGR
- the LOC117150862 gene encoding uncharacterized protein LOC117150862 isoform X2, producing the protein MPNLKNVKNRSKFYDQQDKKRTHRRRKKVAARLDAKPIQDEPVTSSGEGLYPQMSRMMTHPNEPSNQHPPRMDSRQIPPWQASPAAYLGYHFRFGR